In the Nerophis lumbriciformis linkage group LG18, RoL_Nlum_v2.1, whole genome shotgun sequence genome, agagtccagtccatagtggatctaacataatagtgtgagagtccagtccatagtggatctaacataatagtgagagtccagtccatagtggatctaacataatagtgtgagagtccagtccatagtggatctaacataatagtgtgagagtccagtccatagtggatctaacataatagtgtgagtccagtccatagtggatctaacataatagtgagagtccagtccatagtggatctaacataatagtgtgagagtccagtccatagtggatctaacataatagtgtgagagtccagtccatagtggatctaacataatagtgtgagagtccagtccatagtggatctaacataatagtgtgagagtccagtccatagtggatctaacataatagtgagagtccagtccatagtggatctaacataatagtgacagtccagtccatagtagatctaacataatagtgtaagagtccagtccatagtggatctaacataatagtgtgagagtccagtccatagtggatctaacataatagtgtgagagtccagtccatagtggatctaacataatagtgagagtccagtccatagaggatctaacataacagtgagagtccagtccatagtggatctaacgtaacagtgagagtccagtccatagtggatctaacataatagtgtgagagtccagtccatagtggatctaacataatagtgtgagagtccagtccatagtggatctaacataatagtgagagtccagtccatagtggatctaacataatagtgtgagagtccagtccatagtggatctaacataatagtgtgagagtccagtccatagtggatctaacataatagtgtgagagtccagtccatagtggatctaacataatagtaagagtccagtccatagtggatctaacataatagtgtgagagtccagtccatattgggtctaacataatagtgagagagtccagtccatagtggatctaacataatagtgtgagagtccagtccatagtggatctaacataatagtgtgagagtccagtccatagtggatctaacataatagtgagagtccagtccatagtggatctaacataatagtgagagtccagtccatagtggatctaacataatagtgtgagagtccagtccatagtggatctaacataatagtgtgagagtccagtccatagtggatctaacataatagtaagagtccagtccatagtggatctaacataatagtgtgagagtccagtccatagtgggtctaacataatagtgtgagagtccagtccatagtggatctaacgtaacagtgtgagagtccagtccatagtggatctaacataatagtgtgagagtccagtccatagtggatctaacataatagtgagagtccagtccatagtggatctaacataatagtgagagtccagtccatagtggatctaacataatagtgtgagagtccagtccatagtgggtctaacataatagtgagagagtccagtccatagtggatctaacataatagtgtgagagtccagtccatagtggatctaacataatagtgtgagagtccagtccatagtggatctaacataatagtgtgagagtccagtccatagtggatctaacataatagtgtgagagtccagtccatagtggatctaacataatagtgtgagtccagtccatagtggatctaacataatagtgagagtccagtccatagtggatctaacataatagtgagagtccagtccatagtggatctaacataatagtgagagtccagtccatagtggatctaacataatagtgtgagagtccagtccatagtggatctaacataatagtgtgagagtccagtccatagtggatctaacataatagtaagagtccagtccatagtggatctaacataatagtgtgagagtccagtccatagtgggtctaacataatagtgtgagagtccagtccatagtggatctaacataatagtgagagtccagtccatagtggatctaacataatagtgtgagagtccagtccatagtggatctaacataatagtgtgagagtccagtccatagtggatctaacataatagtgtgagtccagtccatagtggatctaacataatagtgtgagagtccagtccatagtggatctaacataatagtgtgagagtccagtccatagtggatctaacataatagtgtgagagtccagtccatagtggatctaacataatagtgagagtccagtccatagtggatctaacataatagtgtgagagtccagtccatagtggatctaacataatagtgtgagagtccagtccatagtggatctaacataatagtgtgagagtccagtccatagtggatctaacataatagtgagagtccagtccatagtggatctaacataatagtgtgagagtccagtccatagtggatctaacataatagtgtgagagtccagtccatagtggatctaacataatagtgtgagagtccagtccatagtggatctaacataatagtgagagtccagtccatagtggatctaacataatagtgtgagagtccagtccatagtggatctaacataatagtgtgagagtccagtccatagtggatctaacataatagtgtgagtccagtccatagtggatctaacataatagtgagagtccagtccatagtggatctaacataatagtgtgagagtccagtccatagtggggccagcaggagatcatcttgagtggagacaggtcagcagtgcagagacgtccccaactgatgcacagatgaacaGTCCACCCTGGGTCTTGACTTTGGACATCTAGTGCTTCATCTGTGgccaccgaatctgtgccccctctccacgaaggagaggggggcagagcagaaaagagacggcagatcaactggtctaaaagggggtctatttaaaggctagagtatacaaatgagtttgaagatgggacttaaattcttctactgaggtagcatctctaactgttactgctagaacattccagagtactggagcccgaacataaaacgctctatagcccgcagactttttttgggcctctgggaatcactaatgagCCGGAGTTTTCTTCTTAAAGAACACATGCCTTGTCAAGTCTTTCGTAATgtttgtgaacgattggcaaaaggGTTCAAATCCCAGTCGGGGTGAATAAATAACATGTagcaatattattatttgtattctattaAAAATACTGGCCCTTGGACAAATAGTTGAGGACCCCTGCTACAGTGGGTGGAGGTCTGCTTTAATGGGTGGAGGTCTGCTACAATGGGTGGAGGTCTGCTACACTGGGTGGAGGTCTGCTACACTGGGTGGAGGTCTGCTACAATGGGTGGAGGTCTGCTACAGTGGGTGGAGGTCTGCTACAATGGGTGGAGGTCTGCTACACTGGGTGGAGGTCTGCTACAATGGGTGGAGGTCTGCTACAATGGGTGGAGGTCTGTTACACTGGGTGGAGGTCTGCTACAATGGGTGGAGGTCTGCTACACTGGGTGGAGGTCTGCTACAATGGGTGGAGGTCTGTTACACTGGGTGGAGGTCTGCTACAATGGGTGGAGGTCTGTTACACTGGGTGGAGGTCTGCTACAATGGGTGGAGGTCTGCTACAATGGGTGGTCTCTGCTACAATGGGTGGAGGTCTGCTACAATGGGTGGAGGTCTGCTACAATGGGTGGAGGTCTGCTACACTGGGTGGAGGTCTGCTACAATGGGTGGAGGTCTGCTACAATGGGTGGTCTGCTACAATGGGTGGAGGTCTGCTACAATGGGTGGAGGTCTGCTACACTGGGTGGAGGTCTGCTACAATGGGTGGTCTGCTACACTGGGTGGAGGTCTGCTACAATGGGTGGAGGTCTGCTACAATGGGTGGAGGTCTGCTACAATGGGTGGAGGTCTGCTACAATGGGTGGTCTGCTACAATGGGTGGAGGTCTGCTACAATGGGTGGAGGTCTGCTACAATGGGTGGTCTGCTACAATGGGTGGTCTGCTACAATGGGTGGAGGTCTGCTACAACGGGTGGAGGTCTGCTACAATGGGTGGAGGTCTGCTACAATGGGTGGAGGTCTGCTACAATGGGTGGTCTGCTACAATGGGTGGAGGTCTGCTACAACGGGTGGAGGTCTGCTACAATGGGTGGAGGTCTGCTACAATGGGTGGAGGTCTGCTACACTGGGTGGAGGTCTGCTACAATGGGTGGAGGTCTGCTACAATGGGTGGAGGTCTGCTACAATGGGTGGAGGTCTGCTACAATGGGTGGAGGTCTGCTACACTGGGTGGAGGTCTGCTACAATTTGTGGAGGTCTGCTACAATGGGTGGAGGTCTGCTACAATGGGTGGAGGTCTGCTACACTGGGTGGAGGTCTGCTACAATGGGTGGGGGTCTGCTACAATGGGTGGTCTGCTACAATGGGTGGAGGTCTGCTGCAATGGGTGGAGGTCTGCTACACTGGGTGGAGGTCTGCTACAATGGGTGGAGGTCTGCCACAACTGGTGGAGGTCTGCTACAATGGGTGGAGGTCTGCTACAATGGGTGGAGGTCTGCTACACTGGGTGGAGGTCTGCTACAATGGGTGGTCTGCTACAATGGGTGGAGGTCTGCTACAATGGGTGGAGGTCTGCTACACTGGGTGGAGGTCTGCTACAATGGGTGGTCTGCTACAATGGGTGGAGGTCTGCTCCAATGGGTGGAGGTCTGCGGTCCACTTTTGTTTTGATTGCTAAATGGAGGTGAGAAGCTAACCATCGTCAGCAGTTTGTTTATTGGCCACACCCTCACAGTGAGTGTGGATGCAAACAAAGATCACTTTTAGGATAAGAAATGTCGGTATTGTTGGGAGACAAAAAcgttaacattaaaaaaacaaaaataaaaatgacccCAAAAAAATCATTCAGGCTTTAACAAGGAAACGTGAAAACCCACGAGGGCTGCGGCATGCTaacaagttcaagttaaagtagcaatgattgtcacacacacacactaagtgtggtgaaatttgtcctctgcatttgacccatccactttttcaatccctgggaggtgaggggagcagtgagcagcaccggtggccgcgcccgggaatcatttttggtgatttaacccccaattccaagccttgatgctgagtgccaagcagggaggtaatggctcccatttttatagtctttggtatgactcggccggggtttgaactcacaacccaccCATCTCATAGTCAGGCCGACAACACGCGTGGTGGGATAGAAAATCAGGCGGGCTCTTTGACATCACGGTCAGGACAACGCAGCGCGGGCACGTGCACAACAATAAGGGGAACCACTCATAAAGAAAGCGAAAGAGCTGCTCAACAGTGCCTCCAGAGGCCAGAGAAGCAATAACGTCTACAAGAAGATAATCCCGGTCGGGGGTTCTGATAAAAGCGCCCCAGTCATTTTGGCGTGTGAGGTCAGTGTCAGCTTCCTGTTGCAGTTCTCATTGTGACCAGCAGGTGTGCTGTGGCCTCAGCAGTGGATCTCGTAGGCCATCTGCGAGTCCACAAACAAGCCCGTGTGGTTCACAAACATCCCCTCGCCCTCCGACGTCATCACCGGCTCCGCCTCCCCGCCCTCCCCCGCCATTCGCCTCATGGTCCGAATGTCGCCGTCCGGCTGCAGCTGCTTATTGAGGGGCGGGATCGCCGGCTGGCCCGGCCCCGAGGAGGCGCTGAGGCTGCTGGTGTCGGACGGGGCGGGGCAGCCCAGGCTGGTGGTGGAGACGgcggtgggcggggccgggggaAGCACCGGCTTGGCCCGGTTCAGGACGTACATCTCGTGGCCTCGCTCGTCGCGGTACTCCTCCAGCTGGGCGAACGTGGTCGGGCCGTCCGAGTAGTCGTTGACGTACAGGATGCTCTCCTCCTGTGGGGCGCAGGTCACATGATTTGACAGCAATACCACAACCAACCACCAGAGGGTGATAATATATAATGCTTGTTTTGATTCGCCAATACTCTGCACCCTTTTTGAACCTTCCGGCTAACCTAAGATTTTGGTACGCACCTGGTCAGCGCCGTCAGCCTCCTTGTCTCCTTGTTGATGGCGGCTGtagatcatggccaccagcagcagcgCCGTCAGAGCCAGCAGCGAGATGCCCGCCGCGATGGCCGTCTGCGTGGCGGCGCCCAGCGCGCCGAAGGCCATGCTGCCCAGCGCATAGAGCGGCTCCCGGCTCACGTCGGAGGCGGGGCCGGGGCTCCTCAGGCGGGGCCAGTTGGGTGAGTGGGGAGGGGTCACCTGCGACCAGGTGGCCCagatggaggaggaggaagaggaggagttgATGGCCAGCTGAAAGGTCACCCTGGCCACGCCCCCTGCGTTCCACGCCTCGCACTCGTAGAAGCCGGCGTGGGCCACGGTGACGTTGCTCAGGAACAGCATGCCGCTGCCCGTGTCAGGGTCAAAGTGCTCGCCGTCGCTTTTCTGCACGCTCGCTCGGCTCCCCTCCGAGGGCTCCTCGGCTCTGCCCGCGTTTCTGGCTCCGCCCCCCAGCTCTTGCACCAGACCTCTGGGAGACGGCGCCACCTTTCCTTGGGAGGCCTTCCTCCACGTCACCTGCAGGTGTGTGCCATGTTACCGTACATTTACTTTACCCAATATTGCCCCTCAGGTGTTACTGGgcctttgcttgcatgcagaacggccccagtctatgaacattacatcatcacacccaagacaatgggcacatacaccccccccccttgCCTTCACCACCACTTGTTtgccttcggggtgatggacggctggcagcgcttcatagcagcagtcgacctccagggtcaaGAGTCCccgcagcagtcgacctccagggcccagaCTCCctacagcagtcgacctccagggcccacactccccgcccctctgttgcgagttgtcgtgattaaatgtaacgtgtttatgtgtgcattgcatggaggttttctcccattccagactaggcccccttaggagcatttttttactcatcttcttccccagcgtttgacctttttcttatcttttacagggcgcctttggcgacgcatcagcgttcctgttctgtaaccctgtacactgtttgtttgtctaatcttgaacgggtttgtgctgaaaacagtttcgttgtacttgtgcaatgacaatcaagtcctatcctatcctacctGTGGCCGTGGGTAGCCGGAGGCGTGGCAGGACACCCGCAGGCTCTCGCCCAGACGCACGGCCAGCCGCTTGGGATCCAGCTGCACCAGCGGGGGGATGCAGACCAGGCTGTTGAGCGGCACCTCCACCAGGCTCAGGTGGGACAGACGTGGCGGCTCGGAGCACGCCATGCGACGCTCGGCCGTGCTGAGCAGCCGCTGGCCTTCCTCGTCGATCCAGCTCCGCAACCAGTGGAGGGCGCAGTCGCAGCGCCACGGGTTGTCTGGAGAGCACAGGTCCGTTTCAGCGGGTAAAGAAACCCATTTTGGGAAGGAGACGCCTGGTGAGGGAATCACCTGTGATCCGGAGCACCTGCAGACTGACGAGCGGTCGCAGCGTGGCCGGGCCGATGGTGTGAAGATGGTTCCTGCTGAGGTCCAGCAGAGCCAGCGAGGTCAGACCGACCAGCGCCTGGTCGGCCAGAACCTCGATGCTGTTGTGCTGCAGGTGGAGCTCCTGGAGGCGCTGCAGACACACCACAGAACATTCTCAGGCAGAAACCACTACCAGTCCTATTTTCTATATCCTGGAGATCTACAGCAGACTTTTGATTTTTGTTtttaggaccttctgcaaaaaaagatCATCTCAATGACAACACTCACGtcatttttaagaatctgctgcaaaaaatgttttttgaactgaactctaaGGCCACAATTTGaaaagcccaaatgatgaaaaagcgaGGACCCGaaacggaaccttgaggaacactcctCGAATAACTGAAGACGTTGACTACTGACtctatctgaagtaaacaagctatagcagtgtttttcaaccttttctgagccaaaatgcggaggcacaccactagcagaaaacattttaaaaaatgaaactcagcagccgatattgacagtaaaaagtcgcaattgttggatatgaaggTAGCAATGATgtgactaggtgtggtgagaaggTGAAGGTAGCAATGATgtgactaggtgtggtgagaaggTGATgtgactaggtgtggtgagaaggTGATgtgactaggtgtggtgagatgcaGTTCCTCTATACAAAAGGAGCACTCAAGTGTTTTCGCTGCGAAAATGTCTTTGACACCGGATTTGGTCCCCAAGCCGCCAGTTGGTTTGACCTGTTCTAAGGAGTTCTAGACCAACAGGACTGAGACAAAGAAGGGGTCAGTCTGACCTGCAAGCCACGGAAGGTGTGGTCGAGCAGCCGCGTGATGTCGTTCCCCGCCAGGTAAAGAATGCGCAGGTGCTCCAGTCCCTGGAACATGTCGGCCGTCACCAAGTGGATCCTGTTCCCGTTCAGAGCCAGCTCCAAGAGCTTGGCCTGGTTCTGGAAGGATCCGGGCTCCACGGCCGAGATGGTGTTGTTCTGGAAAGGACGGATGTTGAAGTTTGCAAACAAAGAGCTGGCGTGAGCATGTGCACCTGCAGGTAGAGGTAGTGCAGGTGTCGGAGAAGAGCCAGGTCCTGACGGCGGATCTGACCAATCACGTTGTCCTGCAGGAAGACCGTCTGCCAGGAGACCAAAGAGGTACACACTCCCATCATCAGTCACAATAAAGAATGCTTACTGCAATGCGCATTAGCGCCCCCTGCAGGGCCGGAGGGGAAGGGGGTCACCTGTGTGGGCGGGGGCACGTGTTTGGGGACGCTCTGGAGGCCCGTGGAGCCGCACTCCACCGTCAGGCTGTAGCAGCGGCAGCTCGCCGGGCAGGAGGCGAAGGCGGCGGCGGCCTGGGGGAGGAGCCAGAGGAGGAGCGTGGACAGGAGGGGCGGCACCATGGCGACGGCGGACGAAGCTGAGGAGGAAGCAAATGCTCAGAgtagtaattttactcgacaaaagtcacaattttataagaaaaccttaaacttttggcaatattttaacaataatcggaatttcactcattttactccaaaaatgtcaccattttacaagaacaattcaaaaaaattggcaatattgtgataaaagtctgatttttttAATGGCAATTTTGCAtcgaaaagtaatcattttacattgaaaagtattgattttttgagaaaatattgcaatattacagaaacagaaaaaatatgtgaAATTGTAGGAAAAAaaggtcgacacattgtgagaaaaagactgcttttaattaattgatttttatttttttgtttgtaatcggtttttaatcttcattatttacttcaagttattacaggatgtctctatatacatacttatttgttttattaattttggccaaaggaggcgcatttcaaattgttacccacacttgttatttcatatgttgaccagaggggggagcacttcaatttttttacacacacttgttatttcatatgttgaccacaggggtaacacttcaaatttttacacacacttgttatttcatatgttgaccagagggggaagcacttcaaatgtttacacacacttgttatttcatatattgaccagagagggagcacttcaaatttttacacgcacttgttatttcatatgttgaccagagggggagcacttcaaatgtttacacgcacttgttatttcatatgttgaccagagggggaacacttcaaatgtttacacgcacttgttatttcatatgttgaccagagggggaacacacacacacacacacacacacacacacacacacacacacacacacacacacacacacacacacacacacacacaggtgaacaggtcgTGTTGTTATTGTGTTACCTGCTGATGATAATGGCGGACGCTGAAAAGGAAGGTGACGTCTTCCCGCGCCGCACCTGCTCATTGTCCACCTTTATTGTGGATGCGGAGGATGAAGCATCGCCGGATGCTTCCACGCGGCGGGCCCGTGGCGTCGTCCGAGCGGAGGGTGGAGGAGGGAGGAGGAAGATGGAGGTGGAGGAAGATGGAAGTCAGACGGCGGCAAACATGGCGAAGGTTTGTTGTCGATCTTGGTTTGGCCGAAGCCTCTCGCGGATCTTAGCACGAAACCACGGCCGAACACGCAGGTGATCCTTCACGCCTTTCCCCCCCACTCGCGTACACCGCTCATTTCCGCCCACCTCGCTTCCACAATAAAAGCCCCGTCCCAGTTCAGCGTCTAATTGTGCCTTCATCGCGTCCAGTGCGTTTCGTCCTAACACTCTGAAGGAGTTTTTACAAACGGCTGCGAGTCTCGTATCGCACTTGCGCAATCGTCCTATCGCTCAGTGGCGAAGGAGAGgaaaataaaagtgttttattgtgaaagACGTCCAGGAAGTGGACGCATGTTGACGACGGCCGACTTGACTTGAGGAAAACACGAAATATCAACAATGGACTGGAACAGAAAAATAACAAGTTATGTCTAATACTTTACAATAACAgcaagaaatatatttattaattattacttgACATTTATCCAGAAACTACTTACGATTAATGCGTTTCAATCTGAATTTAATGCCGGTACGTTTAGCAAAGTATTTCTATTGCATTACTTGTATTTTtatcagagatgtccgataatatcggccgaaaaatgctttaaaatgtaatattggaaatgatcggtatcgtttttttaaattatcagtatcgtttttgtgtgttttttttatttattaaatcaacataaaaaagacaagatacacttacaattagtgcaccaacccaaaaaacctcccacccccattcacacaaaagggttgtttctttctgtcattaatattgtggttcctacattatatatcaatatacaggtaaaagccagtaaattagaatattttgaaaaacttgatttatttcagtaattgcattcaaaaggtgtaacttgtacattatatttattcattgcacacagactgatgcattcaaatgtttatttcatttaattttgatgatttgaagtggcaacaaatgaaaatccaaaattccgtgtgtcacaaaattagaatattgtgtaagggttaaattttgaagacacctggtgccacaaactaatcagctgattaactcaaaacacctgcaaagggctttaaatggtctctcagtccagttctgaagcctacacaaacatggggaagacttcagatttgacagctgtccaaaaggcaaccatcgacacattgcacaaggagggaaagacacaaaaggttattgctgaagaggctggctgttctcagagctctgtgtccaaacacattaatggagaggcaaagggaaggaaaaactgtggtcagaaaaagtgtacaagcgatagggatcaccacgccctggtcaagattgtgaaaaaaaaaacattcaaaaatgtgggggagattcagaaggagtggacagctgctggagtcagtgcttcaagatccaccaccaagagacactTGAAAGACAtaggtttcaactgccgcatacctcgtgtcaagccactgctgACCAaaaaacagcgcgaaaagcgtctcacctgggctaaggaaaaaaagagctggactgctgctgagtggtccaaagtcatgttttctgacgaaagcaaattttgcatttcctttggaaatcgaggtcccagagtctggaggaagacaggagaggcacaggatccacgttgcctgaagtctagtgtaaagtttccaccatcagtgatggtttggggtgccatgtcatctgctggtgtcggtccactctgtttcctgagatccagggtcaacgcagccgtctaccagcaagttttagagcacttcatgcttcctgctgctgacctgctctatggagatggagatttcaagttccaacaggacttggcgcctgcacacagcgcaaaatctacccgtgcctggtttacggaccatggtatttctgttctaaattggcccgccaactcccctgaccttagccccatagaaaatctgtggggtattgtgaaaaggaagatgcagaatgccagacccaaaaacgcagaagagttgaaggccactatcagagcaacctgggctctcataacacctgagcagtgccagaaactcatcgactccatgccacgccgcattaacgcagtaattgaggcaaaaggagctccaaccaagtattgagtattgtacatgctcatatttttcattttcatacttttcagttggccaacatttctaaaaatcccttttttgtattagccttaagtaatattccaattttgtgacacacggaattttggattttcatttgttgccacttcaaatcatcaaaattaaatgaaataaacatttgaatgcatcagtctgtgtgcaatgaataaatataatgtacaagttacaccttttgaatgcaattactgaaataaatcaagtttttcaaaatattctaatttactggcttttacctgtatatcaatacagtctgcaagggatacagtccgtaagcacacatgattgtggtccactaatagtactaacctttaacacctCATTTTActcattgtcattaattactagtttctatgtaactgtt is a window encoding:
- the LOC133617992 gene encoding leucine-rich repeat-containing protein 24-like, which translates into the protein MSRCGAGRRHLPFQRPPLSSAASSAVAMVPPLLSTLLLWLLPQAAAAFASCPASCRCYSLTVECGSTGLQSVPKHVPPPTQTVFLQDNVIGQIRRQDLALLRHLHYLYLQNNTISAVEPGSFQNQAKLLELALNGNRIHLVTADMFQGLEHLRILYLAGNDITRLLDHTFRGLQRLQELHLQHNSIEVLADQALVGLTSLALLDLSRNHLHTIGPATLRPLVSLQVLRITDNPWRCDCALHWLRSWIDEEGQRLLSTAERRMACSEPPRLSHLSLVEVPLNSLVCIPPLVQLDPKRLAVRLGESLRVSCHASGYPRPQVTWRKASQGKVAPSPRGLVQELGGGARNAGRAEEPSEGSRASVQKSDGEHFDPDTGSGMLFLSNVTVAHAGFYECEAWNAGGVARVTFQLAINSSSSSSSIWATWSQVTPPHSPNWPRLRSPGPASDVSREPLYALGSMAFGALGAATQTAIAAGISLLALTALLLVAMIYSRHQQGDKEADGADQEESILYVNDYSDGPTTFAQLEEYRDERGHEMYVLNRAKPVLPPAPPTAVSTTSLGCPAPSDTSSLSASSGPGQPAIPPLNKQLQPDGDIRTMRRMAGEGGEAEPVMTSEGEGMFVNHTGLFVDSQMAYEIHC